The Cloeon dipterum chromosome X, ieCloDipt1.1, whole genome shotgun sequence genome includes a window with the following:
- the LOC135946947 gene encoding caspase-1-like isoform X1, with product MSEDKRDEKGVGEGAEEDKSETISDSSDEETDPGEEDTEDGVTDAVKGLVETFKKVTNTNGKRREKKKPLVKEDPFYNMRHEKRGKAIIFNHFHYDAKLYLDPRNGTERDVIRLKQAFKKHSFKVEVYDNLTVGDIQYAVQTIIAKGDHSNSDCVAVVILTHGKYVEGKGSVLYARDGTYQLDTLIEMITPEKCTSLAGKPKLFFVQACRGEKKDKGTTIAVDSFPVKSYKKIPTYADFFIAQSTIPRFVSIRNKVKGSWFMKALSMKLMEEDSNTKSIFSIMTEVIAHVAFKCESDTENLKQIPTFTSRLTKDLIFVKK from the exons ATGAGTGAAGACAAAAGGGATGAAAAAGGTGTTGGAGAGGGCGCCGAAGAAGATAAATCTGAAACAATCAGTGACTCAAGCGACGAGGAAACCGACCCTGGAGAGGAGGACACGGAAGACGGGGTGACTGACGCGGTTAAAGGGTTGGTtgagacatttaaaaaagt GACAAATACAAATGGAAAAcggcgggaaaaaaagaaacctTTGGTTAAAGAGGACCCGTTCTACAACATGAGACACGAAAAACGCGGAAAAGCCATCATTTTCAACCACTTCCATTATGATGCCAAGTTGTACCTAGACCCAAGGAACGGAACCGAAAGGGACGTAATAAGATTGAAGCAAGCATTCAAGAAACACTCGTTTAAGGTCGAGGTTTATGACAATTTGACAGTAGGAGACATACAGTACGCCGTGCAAACAA TAATAGCCAAGGGCGATCACTCCAATTCCGACTGTGTGGCAGTGGTAATTCTGACACACGGCAAATATGTCGAAGGAAAAGGAAGCGTGCTCTACGCTCGGGATGGAACGTACCAGCTAGACACCCTGATTGAAATGATCACGCCAGAAAAATGCACGTCGCTGGCAGGCAAaccgaaattatttttcgttcaGGCTTGCAGAGGCGAGAAAAAGGACAAAGGCACGACCATTGCTGTTGACTCATTCCCGGTAAAGTCTTACAAAAAGATTCCAACCTACGCGGATTTCTTCATCGCTCAATCTACAATACCAA GATTCGTGTCTATAAGAAACAAGGTTAAAGGTTCCTGGTTCATGAAGGCGCTGAGCATGAAGCTGATGGAAGAGGATAGCAACACGAAGAGCATTTTTTCCATCATGACGGAAGTCATTGCCCACGTGGCCTTCAAGTGTGAGAGCGATACtgagaatttgaaacaaattcctACCTTTACGTCCAGACTAACTAAGGACCTGATTTTTGTCAAGAAATGA
- the LOC135946947 gene encoding caspase-1-like isoform X2: MSEDKRDEKGVGEGAEEDKSETISDSSDEETDPGEEDTEDGVTDAVKGTNTNGKRREKKKPLVKEDPFYNMRHEKRGKAIIFNHFHYDAKLYLDPRNGTERDVIRLKQAFKKHSFKVEVYDNLTVGDIQYAVQTIIAKGDHSNSDCVAVVILTHGKYVEGKGSVLYARDGTYQLDTLIEMITPEKCTSLAGKPKLFFVQACRGEKKDKGTTIAVDSFPVKSYKKIPTYADFFIAQSTIPRFVSIRNKVKGSWFMKALSMKLMEEDSNTKSIFSIMTEVIAHVAFKCESDTENLKQIPTFTSRLTKDLIFVKK; encoded by the exons ATGAGTGAAGACAAAAGGGATGAAAAAGGTGTTGGAGAGGGCGCCGAAGAAGATAAATCTGAAACAATCAGTGACTCAAGCGACGAGGAAACCGACCCTGGAGAGGAGGACACGGAAGACGGGGTGACTGACGCGGTTAAAGG GACAAATACAAATGGAAAAcggcgggaaaaaaagaaacctTTGGTTAAAGAGGACCCGTTCTACAACATGAGACACGAAAAACGCGGAAAAGCCATCATTTTCAACCACTTCCATTATGATGCCAAGTTGTACCTAGACCCAAGGAACGGAACCGAAAGGGACGTAATAAGATTGAAGCAAGCATTCAAGAAACACTCGTTTAAGGTCGAGGTTTATGACAATTTGACAGTAGGAGACATACAGTACGCCGTGCAAACAA TAATAGCCAAGGGCGATCACTCCAATTCCGACTGTGTGGCAGTGGTAATTCTGACACACGGCAAATATGTCGAAGGAAAAGGAAGCGTGCTCTACGCTCGGGATGGAACGTACCAGCTAGACACCCTGATTGAAATGATCACGCCAGAAAAATGCACGTCGCTGGCAGGCAAaccgaaattatttttcgttcaGGCTTGCAGAGGCGAGAAAAAGGACAAAGGCACGACCATTGCTGTTGACTCATTCCCGGTAAAGTCTTACAAAAAGATTCCAACCTACGCGGATTTCTTCATCGCTCAATCTACAATACCAA GATTCGTGTCTATAAGAAACAAGGTTAAAGGTTCCTGGTTCATGAAGGCGCTGAGCATGAAGCTGATGGAAGAGGATAGCAACACGAAGAGCATTTTTTCCATCATGACGGAAGTCATTGCCCACGTGGCCTTCAAGTGTGAGAGCGATACtgagaatttgaaacaaattcctACCTTTACGTCCAGACTAACTAAGGACCTGATTTTTGTCAAGAAATGA